The Pseudomonas viciae genomic interval ACCGGGCTGTCCGGGGCGGGAAAATCAACCTTGGCCAATGCGTTGGAAGTTCGCCTGCACGAACAAGGTTTCCACACCTGTCTGCTTGACGGGGACAACCTGCGTCAGGGGCTATGCGGTGATCTGGGCATGAGTCCGGAGGCGCGCAAGGAGAATATCCGACGAATCGGCGAGGTGGCGCGGTTGATGGTCGATGCTGGGCTGATTGTCATTGTCGCGGCTATTTCCCCGTTTCGAGCTGACCGTGAGGCCGCACGGCAATTGTTTCCCCAGAATACTTTTCTCGAAGTCTATATGAGCACGCCTTTCGACGTTTGCGTCCAGCGGGACCCCAAGGGGCTTTATCGGGAAGCGCTCGCTGGAAGGATCAAGAACTTCACCGGGCTCGACAGCCCGTACGAGGCGCCGCTGGCAGCCGATTGCGAGATCGACACGGGTGAACTGGAGTTGAGCCAGGCCTGCGACCGGCTGTGGGCGCTGTTGCACCGCTGAGCAAAAGACGTGAGCGCATCCGGTCAAAGCCATGAACAAGCCTTGCGCCAACCCTGTGCTAATATCCCGCCCTTGTTCATTTTGTATGTGGGATGCTCCATGAAGTTGTCCATGCCGCGATTCGATCAAGCCCCTGTATTGGTGGTCGGCGATGTCATGCTCGACCGCTATTGGCATGGCGGAACCTCACGGATTTCCCCTGAGGCGCCGGTACCGGTGGTCAAGGTCGAGCACATCGAGGATCGCCCCGGTGGTGCCGCCAACGTTGCCCTGAACATCGCTGCTCTCGGCGCGCCGGCCTCCCTGGTGGGTGTGACCGGTGACGACGAAGCCGCCGACAGCCTGACCAACAGCCTCAAGGGCGCCGGGGTTCGGGCAATATTCCAGCGCATCGCGCACCAGCCGACCATCGTCAAGCTACGGGTCATGAGCCGTCACCAGCAACTGCTGCGGATCGATTTCGAAGAACCGTTCGCCACCGACCCC includes:
- the cysC gene encoding adenylyl-sulfate kinase, translating into MDRTTKVSTQRPAIRPQALTVSPQARAAIKSQRPRCIWLTGLSGAGKSTLANALEVRLHEQGFHTCLLDGDNLRQGLCGDLGMSPEARKENIRRIGEVARLMVDAGLIVIVAAISPFRADREAARQLFPQNTFLEVYMSTPFDVCVQRDPKGLYREALAGRIKNFTGLDSPYEAPLAADCEIDTGELELSQACDRLWALLHR